CCACTTCTGAACCTCCAGCACCTCCCCCCCCTTCTTGGCGGCGACTGTGCGAAGTCCGCTGATCTCTGTCTCGACACCATCCTCCGTGAGGGCTGGGTCCAGAATGACAATTACCTCGTGCTGGTTCACTCTCTTCACCTCCTCCAGATTACGCTATTAGATCCTGACGGGAGCCTCGGACGTTATAGCGGTTCATCGCCGCCTCGAGACTTTCCTGCAACAGCGCCTCTACAGCATCGGCGGCCCGTTCTACCACCACCTGTATCGCGTCACCCTCACGTTCCTCGAACGGCCCAAGCACATGCTTTACCGTATCCTGTCCCTCCCGAGGCCGTCCGATTCCCACCTTGACTCGCAAAAAATCAGCGCTGCCCATCGCCTCCAGGACGGAACGGACACCCCTATGGCCCCCGTGACCACCGCCAACCTTGATCCGTAGCTGAGAGGTAGACAGGTCCAGGTCGTCATGAACTACAATAATTCGACCAGGCTCAAGGCATAAGGCCTGCTGCCACCTGGAGACAGCGAATCCGCTATCGTTCATGAATGTCAAGGGCTTAACCAAAAGAACCTGCACCCCATGTAGGGAGCCTCTCATAAAAAACGAACGGTACCGGCAATGATCGAGGGCCATGCCAACCCGCCCGGCCAACGCTTCCACCACTCGAAATCCCACATTATGGCGACTCGCTTCATACTCCGGACCGGGATTGCCTAAGCCCACCACCATCCACAACGAGGCACCTCGCTAAGCGGGCTTTCCCTTTCCGCCCTCCTGCTTACCCTCTTTCGCCTCCTTCTTACCAGCCACCACCTCTGGCTCAGCCGCTTTCTCCTCCGTTGCAGCCGCAGCCTCCTCAACCGCCACCCGCTGAATCATTACCGCAACTACCGGCCTGGCGGGATCATCAAGCACCCTGATGTCCTCTCCCACGGTAAGTTCGCTGACGTGAATGGTGTGGCCAAGATCAAGACGACTGACATCCACCTGGATGTGACTGGGAATCGCCCCGGGCAGGCACTCAACGCTCACCTCACGTAGATGCTGCTCTAAAATACCTGCTCTCATCTTAACACCGACGGCTTCCCCTACGAGCCTGAGCGGGACCTGAACCCTGATTTTTCGCTTCATGGAGATCTCAAAGAAATCCGCGTGCAGCGGCTCCCATCGTACAGGGTCTCGCTGTAACTCCTTCAGAATGACAGTCCTTGATCGCTCAGCATCTCCCTCCAGGGAGAGGGTAATCAGGACATTCTCACCCGCCCCGGTCCCCAGGAGCTTCAGCATTTCAACGGGATTGACTGTCACCGCCATCGGTCCGGAACTACCGCCGTACACAACGGCCGGAATCAGCCGCTGTTGCCGAAGTCGTCTCGCAACTCCCTTGCCAAACCGCGTCCGGACCTGCCCTTTCAGCACTGCTTCTGCCATTGCACCCTCCTTCTCACGAGCATCTCACGAGGCACAGGTGGAACCCCCTCCTCGTACCTACACATCAGATCTACTATCCTCACTGTCAGACGAAAAGGCAGCTAACGGATTCCTCTTTGTGGATGCGGCTAATAGCCTCCCCCAGAAGGGGCGCCACAGAGAGAACGGTCAGTTTTTTAGACATTCTACCATCGGGAAGCGGGATGGTATTCGTGACAACCACCTCTTCGAGGGCTGATCCATCGATCCGCTCTACCGCCGGTCCAGAGAGAACTGGATGCGTACAGCTCGCAAAGATTCGTTTCGCTCCCTTTTCAAGGAGCGCCGTGACCGCCTGCGTGAGGGTTCCGCCAGTGTCGATCATGTCATCCACGATGATCACGTCCCGACCCTCGACGTCTCCAACAATATGCATTATCTTCGCCTCATTGGGCCGTGTCCGACGCTTGTCGATAAATGCCAGTGGGCTCCCCAGGCGCTTGGCGAATGCACGGGCTCGTTCCACACCGCCTGCATCCGGAGAGACCACCACCGCATCCCCCAATCTCCGCTCCTCGAAATACCGGAGTAACACCGGAGCGGCATAGAGATGATCGACTGGGGTCGTGAAGAAACCCTGGATCTGTCCGGCGTGAAGATCCATCGTCAAGACCCGATGTACCCCCGCCGCCGTGAGCAGGTCAGCCACCAATTTCGCGGTGATGGGTACGCGAGGTTGAACCTTTCGATCCTGCCGCCCATAGCCGTAGTATGGCATCACGGCTGTGATCCGCCAGGCCGACGCCCGCTTCAAGGCATCGATGATCACCAGCAGTTCCATCAGGTTCTCGTTGACGGGTCGGCAAGTGGGCTGGATCACGAAGACGTCGGCGCCCCTGACATTCTCACAAACCTGGACCAGGATCTCGTCATCAGCAAAGCGTGTTACCTCGGCGTCACCCAGCGGGACGCCGAGGTAGTCCGCAATCTCTTGTGACAAGGCTCGATTGGCGTTGCCGGAAAAAAGGATTAACCGGTCAGTCATCAGACGTTCTCCGAATACCGCATAGTTTCTCCTGCCTCTATACACTCGACGGCGGCCTGCCGCCACCTGCTGGCTGGGGGGCGAGGACTCGAACCTCGATGTGCAGCTCCAAAGGCTGCCGGATTACCCTTATCCGACCCCCCAACAGCGGTCAGTGGTCAGCCAACAGGAAGAGGGGGTTTCTGTCCAGCGTGCGGCAGGCAACAGCGGTAATTCCGCTCTCGACCAAACTCGAGGCTACCCGCTTGGCCATCTCGGCCTCTCGCATGACGCCGAAGACAGTTGGCCCGCTCCCGCTGACCAGGACCGGACTTGCACCCAACAGTAACAACCGTTGCTTAAGGTTTGCGACCGCCGGATAGGCCTCAAGAACCACGTCTTCCAGTCGGTTGAAACAATGCGACAGCGCAGCCTCCTCCTGGCCAGACTCAAACAAAACGCGCATTGTAACCCCGGTTTTATCGGATGTCAATGGCAATCTCAGTCGGCGATAGACCGAGGCCGTAAGGATCTCAATTCCGGGATTGGCAATGACAAGCCATCGTGGCGTAAGCGCGGCTAGCTCTTCTACCCGCTCCCCTCGCCCCCTCACAAAGGCGGCCTCCCGACAAAAGAAAAGGGGAACATCGGAGCCCAGCACAGATCCGAGACCTATCAACTCCTCGCGAGGCCACCCAAGGTCGTACAATAGGTTTAGCCCCCACAGGGTCGCCGCAGCGTTGCTCGATCCTCCCCCCATTCCTCCAGCGATAGGAATCTGCTTCTCAATCCGAATGCTCACTCCGCCGTGCGTGCCGCTGTGTCGCAGCAGCAGATCGGCCGCCCGGTAGCACAGATTATCAGGTCCAGACGGAACCTTGGGATTCTTGGCCCAGATTGTAATACCGCTCGTACGGCGTTCCAAGGTGATGGTATCGCTTAGCTCGGTCAGGACCGCGATCGAGCAGATCTCATGGTACCCATCGTCGCGCCGCCCCAGAACCTCTAAAAAGAGGTTAATCTTAGAAGGAGAAATCAGCGTGACCTGCTTCATGTCTTACGGGAACCTGAGCAATGGGGCCAATCCCGCATCCAGGTTCACCACCTGCGCCCCTTGGGTCGGCTGCGGGATTCGAAACAGCTCACGAGGCAGCTCGATATTCAGATTGTAGGACCGGTACGATACCTCCATCGCCACCTGCTTCAAGGGCTCCTCCAAGATGAGCGAACGCAACCCGTGGCCCGCAGGAGAGTACCGAAATCTCAAGCGGAGTGATTGTCGGTCGTACAACTCCCCCCTCAGAAGGCTCAGGTCGTCATCGGATAACCAGAGGCGCTGCGTGAAGGACGATTCCTGCTCTCGCAGCAGGTAAGCGTGATCGCCATCCGGGCCATAGAGTTCTGTCTTCTCAACCTGAATAGAAAGGGGCGGTAACCCAAGCAGTAACCGCGCCAGATGTGCCGGTGCCACGCGAAATCCAGTGACCGCGGCAACGCTATCAGGCGTCGCACTCCCCTCTACGAATATGTTCTGCAATAGTGCATGCGCGACCAGTCGGTGTCCGTCGCTCAAGACAACCAATGACGTGAACCCACCCCAGCCGATGTTCTCCAGTCGAATCAGATCTGGTCGCTCGATGGCGGCTACCCATTGACGATACTCTTGCGTCCCCCCGTACCGCACTGTGATGTCGAGTACAGCCTTCAGACTTGTGACCGCAGCCTCACGCTCCTGTAGGGTATGAAGAATTTCCTGCACAACTGGCCGCGAAGGGCGCGGTAGATCCTTTTCCTCTACAACGAGATTAAGTGCATGGGCGCATCCACTCAGCACTATTCCGATTATCAGCGTCAGGGGGCGGAGAGATGGGCGACCGATCATCCACCCTCGCTAGAGAGCACGTCCAGGGCCTTTCTGAGCTTGTGCTGGATTGTCTCGTTGCTGCTGTCGATGGCGAGGGATCGTTCCCACTCCTTGATCGCCTCACGGGTCATCTGCTTTCTGAAGTAGACGTCCCCGAGGTGTTCAAAGATGGTAGGATCCTCCTTCTCGGTGAGTTCCACGGCACGCTTCAGTTCAACCAGGGCTTCGTCCACCATCCCCTTCTTATAATAGGCCCAGCCCAGGCTGTCTACGAAGGCCCCGTTATCGGGCTGAAGTTCTAACGCCCTCTTGACCAGGACGATCGACTCATCGAGATTGATCCCCTCATCGGCAAACATGAAGCCCAAGTAGTTATACGCATCAGCATTCTTTGGATCGACCTCCAAGAGCTTACGAAAGGTCGTTTCGGCCTTGTCAATGTGACGACTCCGTTCAAAGGCCGAGCCGAGTTGATAGAGATAGGCGGCATTGCTCGGTTCCAGACCGAGAGCGCGTTCAAGTTGCGCTATGGCCTGAGCATAGCTTTTTTGCTGGAAATAGATCAGACCCATCAGGTACGGAATGTTGCCCTCATTCGGCCTGAGGGCTCCCGCCGTAGAGAGCAGATCGTTTGCCTCGGCATACCGTTCCTTCTGGCTGAAGATGTACCCGCGGTGGAACAGCGCGTCGGGATAGCGTGGACTGTCCCTGGGAATCTGTATCAGCTCTTCGAGGGCCTCATCCAGGCGCTTGTCATCCTCAAGAATCAGCCCCAGATAGTAGCGGACCTCGTGGTTGCTCGGTTCTTCTTTGAGGATATCTCGAAAGACCCCCATGGCCTCGGCGTATGCCTTCTTTTCATAATAGATAAATCCAACCCGCAGCTTGAATGAGCGATTGCCCGGCTCCTGATCGAGCAGCAGCCGATACTCGATAAGGGCGGCGCCCAGGTCCTTCCGTCTCAAGTGAAGCTGAGCCAAACGCTCCCGAAACTCGCCATTCCTGGGATCGCTCTCGATCGCACGTTGGTACATCTCCCTAGCCTCGTCAAATCTCCCCTGCGCCTCGAGGCTCATTCCAAGCGCCGCCAACGCAGGATCGAAGTCTGAATCGCGCTCCAGGATCTCTTGAAAGAGTTGGCTGGCCTGCTCCGACTGTCCCTCCTCCAGGTAGAGACGACCCAGGTTATAGCGGGCAACCAGCGAACCCGGATCAACGTCCAGTGCCCTCCGGTATACAGCGATTGCCTCCTGCGCTCGTTTGACCTCCGCATAGAGGGCCGCGAGCTGCAGGTATGTCTCGGTCCGGCTGGAGTTCAGGTCGACCGCCTCACGGAGGTAACGTTCGGCGACCGGAAGGTTATGTAAGCCTTGATAGACGGTAGCCAAGAGCAGGTGGGCTGGAAGGTTCTTCGGATCAAGGGCGAGCGCTTCCTCTCCCGTGTTAATCGCACTTCGAGCGTCGCCTCGCTTCATGTACAGGGAAGCCAAGTGATTGTGCATGACAACAGATCGGGGGTCGGCGTGCAGCGCCCCCTTCTGCCATGTGATCGCTACCTGATAATCCCCTGTTTGCTCTGCCAGCAGGCTCCTCATGAATCGGTAGTAGGCCTCGGCCTTTCCTTCCCGCCCGGTCCCTTCGGCCACGGAAGCGACGGCAGCCGGGGGCACCCTACGGTTCCCTGCAGCTTCAGGCTCTACCGTCTGGGCGGCCACGTACCCTTGACCGAACACAGCCAGCCCCAACAATCCGCAAAAGCATTGTCGGACCCACCCTAACCAAATCATACTCATCCAGCTCCGCACGCACTCTTCCAGGGGCTGGTAACTACGATCGCCCCGTCATTTCCGGTCTGAGCCTAGCAGGTCTGCAGGTCGGAGTCAACGTCGAATACCTCGGGTCGGGTCGCTGTTGCGCACAGCCATCGATGATGGCCAGCAACGATTCTCGACCCTCCTCAGACTTCGCAGAAAACGGGAGAATCTCCCGAAGATCACTCAAGCTCAAGGCATGGGCGGCATCGCGGATCTGCGCGTCGCGGCCCGTCCGTCGAAGCTTATCGATCTTGGTGAGAACGGGAACCCAGCCGATGGAAAAATTGTCCAGTAATCGCTTCATCTGAAGGTCCTTCTCCGTGACCCCTTGTCGCGCATCAATAAGCACAATGACAGCCCTGAGGTCACGCCTCGCAGCAAGATACCCCTCGACCAGTGGTCCCCACGCCCGCCGGATCGATTCAGGTACCTTTGCGTAGCCGTAGCCAGGAAGATCAACCAGATAGAAGTCCTGGTTCACCAGGAAAAAATTGAGAAGTTGCGTTCTGCCTGGTGCGGCGCTGACGCGGGCAAGCCCACGGCGGCGCAGCAGACAGTTGATCAACGAGGACTTGCCGACGTTAGAGCGGCCCACGACCGCGATCTCCGCTCTTTGCTCACGCGGGAGCTGGGCGAGCGAGGCGACGCTTATCACGAACTCAGCAGAGAGGATTTTCATGGTGTCAGTATAGCATAGCTTCCCCGCCGTTGTGAGGGTGTAGCCTTCCCCTGCGCCTTTCCCCTTGACCCGTCTCAATCCCCGTGATACTCCTCAGGCGACTAATGCTTTTCGCAGTTGGTTGCAAGGGAGGATGTATGGCAAAGATCGCTGTATTGTCAGGAGATGGGGTTGGGCCGGAGGTCGTCCGGGAGGCGATGAAGGTCCTTGAGATCACCGGAGCCCGTTTCGGCATCCCCCTGGAGTTCGAGGAGGGGATCGTCGGGGGGGCAGCCATCGATCGGGAAGGGACGCCGCTTCCGCTTCGGACGCTGAGCCTCTGCAAAGCGTGCGATGCGATCCTCTTCGGCGCGGTCGGTGGCCCCAAGTGGGATAGCCTGCCGGTGGATCGCCGGCCGGAGCGCGGTCTGCTCCTCCTCCGCAAAGAGCTGGGGCTGTACGCGAACCTCCGGCCAGTGAAGCTGTTTGCCCCCCTCGTAGATGCCTCGCCACTGAAGCGCGAGATCATCGAGGGAGTCGATCTGATGGTGCTGCGCGAGCTGACAGGTGGTCTCTACTTCGGTGAACCGAAGGGGATCGACGCCCTTCCCAATGCCCAAGGGGAACGAGCTGTAGACACCCTCATCTACACGACACCGGAGATCGAGCGAATCGCCAGGATCGGATTCCAGATCGCCGCGCAGCGCCGGAAGCGACTGACTTCCGTCGATAAGGTCAATGTGCTGGCCAGCTCCCAGCTCTGGCGGCGTGTCGTCACCGAGACGGCCAAGGAGTTTCCTGGCATCGAGCTGGACCACATGCTGGTGGACAACTGCTCGATGCAGCTCATCCGCGATCCCCGCCAGTTTGACGTGCTGCTCACAGAGAATACCTTCGGAGACATTCTCAGCGACGAGGCCGCCATGCTCGCCGGTTCTATCGGGATGTTGCCTTCAGCCAGCCTGGGAGATGGGCCAGGGCTGTACGAACCGATCCATGGCTCCGCCCCCGACATCGCCGGGCAGGACACAGTCAACCCCCTTGCCACCATCCTGTCCGCCGCAATGCTCCTGCGCTATTCACTCCACCACGAGTTAGCAGCGGCCGCTATCGAGACTGCGGTAAGCCGGGTACTCGAGGCAGGGTACCGAACGCCAGATATCTGGCAACCTGGCCCCGCGGTACTCGTCAATACGGCACACATGGGTGACCTTGTGGTCGAGAGCCTTGTGAAAGGCTAAGCGTGCCTGGAAGGGGTGTTGTTAAGATCGAAGTGCGGGAGGATGTGCGAAGACGTCGCGGGATAGGCGCTGCGTCACTGTCCGTTAAAGCGATGACACTCGGATGCGGCGGCGGATCAGATACCAGACTACAAAGACGTTGATCGCAAGCGCAACCCCGTAGGTGAGGCGGAACGACCGGATCACCTCGTACAGCTCAATTGGAATGAAGAGCCCCGTCACACCAATCGTCAGCCAGTCAGCCCATACCAGTCCCAGGTGAAGTCCCCAGGCCATGGTCAGCAAAAGGGCTGAGTACAGAATGGTCACGAACCCTATCGCAACGATCTGCTTCGAAGAGATTCCGGTAAGCCATCCGAGTAACTGCAGGAGATAATGGTTCTCCGGATCGACGCCCAGCGAATCGGCCACTCCCTCTGCCAGGTCGGAAATGTCTTTGTTGATCAGAGCAAAGACACCGAGGCTGATCAGCAAGAACAGGACCCCGCCAAGGACCTTGAGGGCAATGATGGTCCGCAGGGCCCCATCTTTTGAGGCAGTCGTCTCTGGCAAGGGCGCTACCCTCCCGGCCTCGTGCCGTAGGACCTCAGGGTGGACAGATTAAGTAGTCGCAAATATCTTCGCCAAAGCCGAATGCAGACCGGGATAGGGTGAGGTCAGATCGCGGGAACACTGACCTCAAGCGGACAGGGCAAAGAAAACATCGGCGACGAACTGGCCAGAGACTGGCACTTTAGAATGTTCTGCTGCCATCTCTGTGAACCGCGAACCGTTAACGCCCAAGCTTGCTCAGCCGCTCCTTCGCCATCCTCGCCTCCTGCGACTTTGGGAACTGCTTAAGCAGATCGTCGAGAACCGTACGTGCCCTGGACTTATCCCTCATCTCGAGATACGCATACCCCTGTTTGAGCATGGCGCTCGCTACCTTTGGATTATCCGGATGCTGCTTGGCAAGTAGCGCAAACTCCTTGATCGCCTGGCCATAGTTCTTCTGGCTGTAATACGACTCGCCAAGCCAGTACCGGGCATTCGGAGCGAGACTAGAGTCTGGGTAGATCTCGATCTGACTTCGGAAACCGTTGATCGCTAATTCATAATGGCCTTTCGCATAATCGTTCAGGGCATTCCTGTACAGCTCACCGGCACTCTGCACGCTAGTCACCGGTTGAGGAGCCGGGGTCTGGGGTGGAGGCGACTCCGCCGTTCGAGCGGCGGGGGACGGGGCCGTAACCTCTTGAGCCGAGGCCTGGGTGGCCGGCACAGGAGGAACAAGGGGTGCCGCCATGATCGGGGTAACAGCAGGGGACAGGGGCTGCGCCCCGGCGCGAGGCAAGGCGGCAGGGCCAGCGAGTGGCTTTCCCTTAGTCGGTTTTCTGGCTTCGGTCAGGGCCAGTTGTGCGGTTGCGTTTACCTGCTCAATTGCAGCGTTAGTCTGTTGGGCCATTTGTTGGAGCGCGGCCGTCACTTGCTTTGGAGTCTGCTGGGAGGCGACTACCGCCTGCTGAGCTACGGCTGTCGCCTCTTGTGAAGCAACAACGGACTGATTGACCTGTTTGTCAAACCCGTTCACTCGTCGGCCGAACTGATCAAGCTGACGCCCAAACTCATCAACTCGCCTGTTCGCCTCTGCGATGCCATGGCCAATCCCCTCGGTTTGCCCCTGAGCCAAGCGCACTCCGGTTGTCAACTCGTCCAGCTTCACGGTGAGAGACGCCTGAGACTGAAGGAACCCCTGTCTTTCCTGTCGTTCCTGGGCGACCTTCGCCGATTGGCTCTTAAGGTCCGCGTCCAACCTCCCTAGCCTCTCCTCCAGAGCCGCCCGCCCGCGCTCACTCTTTTCCAGGCGCCCCTCGATCTTCTTGAGCCGCTCCTCGATAAACACTCTTGAGCCTTCATCGGTCCTGGCGACGACTGCCACCTCGCTCCTCACGGAGTCCACATCCCGCTGAAGCATGCGCAGAGGCAAATCCCCCTCGCACCCCATAGTCAACACACTAAGGGTCAGCGCAGCCGCTAGTGGGAGATGCAGCCTCATCCCCTTCTCTCTGGCATCGGCCATACCGCGTGTCTCGTTATTTCGCACTAACGGCAAAATGGGCTCGCCGATTCCACTGCCAGGCGGACTCGTCGTGCCCAAGCACAAATGGGCGCTCCTTCCCGAAACTGATTGAACTGATTCGATTCGCCTCGACCCCGGCAGCCATCAGGTAATCGCGCGTTGCTCTGGCTCGCCGATCACCAAGCGCAAGATTGTACTCACTGGAGCCGCGCTCGTCGGTGTGACCTTCGATGGTCACCTTGGCTGCAGAGTTTTTCCTCATCCATTCAATGTTCTCGCTCAACAACTTCTTCGAGTCCTCTCGAATCGCGGCCTGATCGAAATCGAAGTAGATGTCTTTCAATGCCAGCACTGGTGCCTTGACCTCGGCTGCTGTTTCCGGCCTTACCTCCGCCTCAGCGATATTAGCCTCCGGGACCGCACCGGTCTCGGCGGTCGGCCTGGCTTCCGGCAACTGGGCCGCTACCTCAGTGGGGGACTTCTCTGCTGGAGTGGCAACTTTGGGCACCGGTGGAGGCGTCGGCGGAAGCACCGGCATACCGACCTCGCTTTGCGGCGCGATCGACCTCGGAACAGTCTCTACGACCTCTGGCCGCTTCGGACAGCCTGTCAGAAACAATACCATAAGGGCCAATGTGAGAGTAGAACCGACCCGTGCTCGCTGCATCCATCTCATATCGAAGTCCTCCTTTTGTGCTAGCCAACGATCCTTTATACGCTATCCCGCCAATGTTTCGGTCATGCCTTCACGATGCCCCCTGAAAAGAACTGCCTATCCTCGCCTACGGCGACCAGTCGGCGAGGTAATTTTCCTTTCCATCCTTGGTCAATTGACGCTGATTCGATCCATCGGCCTTCATAATGTAAAGATGCCGATGACTATTCCGCGTCGAGGTGAATAGAATATGCCGCCCGTCAGCCGACCACGACGGCTCCTCGTTATTGCGCGAATTCGACGTCAACTGGACCAGTCCCGTACCGTCGGGATTGATCAGGAAGATATCGAAGCTTCCACTCTGTCTACCCACGAATGCGATCTTATCCCCCCGTGGGGACCATCGAGGCGACACGCTATAGTTTCCAGCCCCGAAGGTCAGACGCCGGACATTGGTCCCTTCGATATCCATCAGGTAGACCTGCGGTGTACCGCCACGATCCGAATTAAATACGATCTGCCGTCCGTTAGGAGCGAAGGATGGGGAGATATCGATCTGCGGCCCCTGCGTAAGTCGACGAAGGCCAGTCCCGTCCGGCCGGACAAGAAAGAGGCTGGTGCCCATACCGCTGCTCATCGAAAAGGCAAGTCGCTCTCCATCCGGAGACCAAGCCGGGGCAACGTTGAGCCCAGGGTTTGACGAGATCTTCTGACGCCGGCCGGTCTCCAGATCGATCACGAACAGGTCTGGATTCTGATCACGATAGGAGGTGTAGGCGATCTTCTTGCCATCAGGAGACCACCGCGGCGACAGGTTAATGGAGTGATTACCGGTGATGAGGATGGGATTATATGCATCATAGTCCATGACGTAGATCTCTTTGGCGCCATTCACGGAGGAGACATACGCGATCCGCGAGGAGGCGATCCCTTTTTCTCCAGTCAGTCGGAAGACGATCTCGTCTGCCAAACGATGCACCATTGTCCGCAAGGTCCGAGAATCCCCAACATATCGCTTCCCGGAAAGCATCTCGCCCTTCGTCACCTCAAAGAGCTGACCTTCCAGGATAAGCTCGCTACCGCGAGACGAAAGCTTTCCAACCACCACGGCTTGGACCTTCAGGGAGTTCAGCGCCGATAACAACCCCTTCTCCTGCCCGAACTCGACCTGGGTGGCCTTGACTGGGAGGAACGACGAATCAATGACGTCGAAGATCCCCCCGCTCTTCAGGTCATCGGTCAGGATGGCGCCCGCCTGGGTGCCGAGGTCATCCGCCTTGGCGCCGGCCATCAGCGGCGGGAAGCCTACGACCGCAATGACAATCTTCTGTGCCTCCTTTCGAACAATGTCTACGGTATATTTTTCCTCTGCGGAGAGGGCCGGAAGCGGAAGCATCGCCATAACAAATAGCCCGAAGACAAAGAGCGCGCTACCCGAGCTTACGCAACGGTAGGATCGCATCAGCTCTTCTCTCCCACAAATGTGAAGCGCAGGTCAAGTGAGAGCGCCTCGGCCTTAAACAGTGGAGGCAGCGGCGGCAGTGGGCTCGAGAGACCGACGGCGCGAACTGCCGAGTCGTCAAGCAGACGGTCTCCCGAGGACGACCCGACGGCGAGATTGCGAACCTGCCCGGAACGAAGGATCCTCATGGAGAGACTCACGCTGGCCGTCGTACCAGGACTCATCTTTGGCGGCGTCCAGTTACTAGTAATTTTATCTTGGATCAGGACGAAGTAATAGGCTAACGCCGGATCAGTGTTCCCCACCGTTATCCCGGTTTCCGTAGCCACACCGATACCCTGGCCAGCTCCCGCTTTTGTAAGATCACCGACCGGCGGAGCGATTACAAACTGAGAGATGGCAGGAGCGGAAGTCACCTGTGGAGCGACGATCTTCGAGGGAGCAGGGGGCGTCACTACAGGTGCAACAGGCTGGCGCTCGGATGACCGGTGCCTATCCGGGAGGGTCATCTCCTCGGTCCGCGTTCGGGCGGCGTGGGGTCGTACCGCCGCCCCCGAAATGCTCGGATTGGGAAGCGATGGTAGCGTGAGAACATCCCGCGGCTGAGCGACGACTTTCGCCGTTGCGGTCGCGATCTTCTGCCCTGCCAGGAGAGGAGAATCCGGCTTCTGCTTACTGTCTATCTCCTGTAGAGACGCGAGCGTCACTTCGTAGCTGACCGGCACCTTGAATGGTTTACCGTGAAGCCACTGCGGGACATACAACACCGCAAGCGCCAGAAGTCCATGGAGTAAAAACGAGAGACCACACGAGGACGACCCTTCCGGCAAAGGGAGACGCCTCCCAATCGCTCTCACCGCCACACTACCGTCCCTTCGCCACAGGAGGAATCGGTTCGGTCACCATCCCCAACCGTTCAATGCCGGCCTTCTTCACCGCATCCATGACCTTCACGACAACACCGTAAGCCACTCCTTCATCCGCCCGAAGGAACACGGCAGCTTTTGCATTGCGTTGTCGAAGCCCGACAAGGATTCCCTCCAGACGGGCAAGAGTGATGGGCTGATCATCCAGGTAGACGGCCTTCTCCTTGGTAACCGTCAGCATCAGCCGTTCCTCAGGCCCGACATTCTTGGTCTCGGTCTTCGGCACCTTGACATCGATCCCCCTGAGCATCATCGGCGCCGTAACGAGGAAGATGACGAGGAGGACCAAGACCACATCGACAAACGGCGTGACGTTGATCTCAGAGAGTGCACTGCCCCCTGGTCGCTCACCCGAACCGGTACCCGATGAAACCATCGCCGTCAGCGGCTCCTTCCCAGAATCCGTTCAGCCAAGGTAAGAAATTCCAGACCGAATATCTCCATCTCCGTTGCCTGTCTTCTAACTCGATTCAAGAAGTAGTTATAGGCGATCACCGCAGGGATGGCCGCCCCCAGTCCGGCCGCCGTAGTGATCAGGGCTTCTGCGACCCCAGGCGCCACAGCGCCTAAGTTCGCAGAACCCGCCTGACCAATGCTGGCAAAGGCATCCATAATTCCCCATACCGTCCCAAAGAGACCGACGAACGGCGTCACGTTACCTGTCGTCGCCAGGAAGATCAGATAGCGCTCTTGTTGCGCAACCTCCTTCATACTCGCATGGCGGAGGGTCCGGCTGATGAGCTCGAGTGGCTCCTTGTAAATGGGTATTT
This genomic stretch from Candidatus Methylomirabilis limnetica harbors:
- the pth gene encoding aminoacyl-tRNA hydrolase; this encodes MVVGLGNPGPEYEASRHNVGFRVVEALAGRVGMALDHCRYRSFFMRGSLHGVQVLLVKPLTFMNDSGFAVSRWQQALCLEPGRIIVVHDDLDLSTSQLRIKVGGGHGGHRGVRSVLEAMGSADFLRVKVGIGRPREGQDTVKHVLGPFEEREGDAIQVVVERAADAVEALLQESLEAAMNRYNVRGSRQDLIA
- a CDS encoding 50S ribosomal protein L25, with product MAEAVLKGQVRTRFGKGVARRLRQQRLIPAVVYGGSSGPMAVTVNPVEMLKLLGTGAGENVLITLSLEGDAERSRTVILKELQRDPVRWEPLHADFFEISMKRKIRVQVPLRLVGEAVGVKMRAGILEQHLREVSVECLPGAIPSHIQVDVSRLDLGHTIHVSELTVGEDIRVLDDPARPVVAVMIQRVAVEEAAAATEEKAAEPEVVAGKKEAKEGKQEGGKGKPA
- a CDS encoding ribose-phosphate diphosphokinase codes for the protein MTDRLILFSGNANRALSQEIADYLGVPLGDAEVTRFADDEILVQVCENVRGADVFVIQPTCRPVNENLMELLVIIDALKRASAWRITAVMPYYGYGRQDRKVQPRVPITAKLVADLLTAAGVHRVLTMDLHAGQIQGFFTTPVDHLYAAPVLLRYFEERRLGDAVVVSPDAGGVERARAFAKRLGSPLAFIDKRRTRPNEAKIMHIVGDVEGRDVIIVDDMIDTGGTLTQAVTALLEKGAKRIFASCTHPVLSGPAVERIDGSALEEVVVTNTIPLPDGRMSKKLTVLSVAPLLGEAISRIHKEESVSCLFV
- the ispE gene encoding 4-(cytidine 5'-diphospho)-2-C-methyl-D-erythritol kinase translates to MKQVTLISPSKINLFLEVLGRRDDGYHEICSIAVLTELSDTITLERRTSGITIWAKNPKVPSGPDNLCYRAADLLLRHSGTHGGVSIRIEKQIPIAGGMGGGSSNAAATLWGLNLLYDLGWPREELIGLGSVLGSDVPLFFCREAAFVRGRGERVEELAALTPRWLVIANPGIEILTASVYRRLRLPLTSDKTGVTMRVLFESGQEEAALSHCFNRLEDVVLEAYPAVANLKQRLLLLGASPVLVSGSGPTVFGVMREAEMAKRVASSLVESGITAVACRTLDRNPLFLLADH
- a CDS encoding LolA family protein is translated as MIGRPSLRPLTLIIGIVLSGCAHALNLVVEEKDLPRPSRPVVQEILHTLQEREAAVTSLKAVLDITVRYGGTQEYRQWVAAIERPDLIRLENIGWGGFTSLVVLSDGHRLVAHALLQNIFVEGSATPDSVAAVTGFRVAPAHLARLLLGLPPLSIQVEKTELYGPDGDHAYLLREQESSFTQRLWLSDDDLSLLRGELYDRQSLRLRFRYSPAGHGLRSLILEEPLKQVAMEVSYRSYNLNIELPRELFRIPQPTQGAQVVNLDAGLAPLLRFP
- a CDS encoding tetratricopeptide repeat protein, translating into MSMIWLGWVRQCFCGLLGLAVFGQGYVAAQTVEPEAAGNRRVPPAAVASVAEGTGREGKAEAYYRFMRSLLAEQTGDYQVAITWQKGALHADPRSVVMHNHLASLYMKRGDARSAINTGEEALALDPKNLPAHLLLATVYQGLHNLPVAERYLREAVDLNSSRTETYLQLAALYAEVKRAQEAIAVYRRALDVDPGSLVARYNLGRLYLEEGQSEQASQLFQEILERDSDFDPALAALGMSLEAQGRFDEAREMYQRAIESDPRNGEFRERLAQLHLRRKDLGAALIEYRLLLDQEPGNRSFKLRVGFIYYEKKAYAEAMGVFRDILKEEPSNHEVRYYLGLILEDDKRLDEALEELIQIPRDSPRYPDALFHRGYIFSQKERYAEANDLLSTAGALRPNEGNIPYLMGLIYFQQKSYAQAIAQLERALGLEPSNAAYLYQLGSAFERSRHIDKAETTFRKLLEVDPKNADAYNYLGFMFADEGINLDESIVLVKRALELQPDNGAFVDSLGWAYYKKGMVDEALVELKRAVELTEKEDPTIFEHLGDVYFRKQMTREAIKEWERSLAIDSSNETIQHKLRKALDVLSSEGG